From a single Methylacidiphilum kamchatkense Kam1 genomic region:
- the purF gene encoding amidophosphoribosyltransferase translates to MADNSLGKTKSMYPKEECGVFAIYGHVNSAELTYYGLYALQHRGQESAGIASFDPCQNHFQVCRGMGLVSQVFDSRSLASLQGTMAIGHVRYSTTGSSTLLNAQPIVVSCSKGELALAHNGNIVNAVSIRRELENKGSIFQTTSDSEVILHLMAQPAQEDIVGSFLNALQRVKGAFSCVLMTTKGIFAARDPLGFRPLCLGKIENSYVVSSETCAFDLIHAEYIRDIEPGEVLFIGEDGLKSYFINGQTTKKAFCIFEYVYFARPDSNIAGLNVSKARIQMGKELAKLYPVDADIVVPVPDSGNYAALGYAEQSGIPYYPAFVRNHYIGRTFIQPTQLIRDFSVRIKLNLIQEAIKGKRVIVVDDSIVRGTTARARVVNLREAGAKEVHIRVSCPPHRYPCHYGIDFPNPKSLLANQLAIEDICKYLGADSLGYLSHEALIKACLEANTEFCTACFTGKYPVDFDPDFDKMILERRSFFENVTK, encoded by the coding sequence GTGGCTGACAATTCTCTTGGCAAAACCAAAAGCATGTATCCTAAAGAGGAATGCGGCGTTTTTGCTATCTATGGTCATGTCAATTCGGCGGAATTAACCTATTATGGCTTATACGCTCTGCAACACCGTGGCCAAGAAAGTGCAGGAATAGCTAGCTTTGATCCTTGTCAGAACCATTTTCAAGTTTGCCGGGGCATGGGACTTGTTTCTCAAGTTTTTGACAGTCGTTCCTTAGCTTCTCTTCAAGGCACAATGGCCATTGGGCATGTTCGTTATTCGACAACAGGTTCCAGCACGCTTTTAAACGCTCAGCCTATTGTAGTTTCTTGTTCGAAGGGCGAACTGGCTTTAGCTCATAATGGCAATATTGTCAACGCGGTTTCGATTCGGCGAGAATTGGAAAACAAAGGTTCAATTTTTCAAACGACTTCCGATTCTGAAGTTATTCTTCATCTTATGGCCCAACCGGCACAAGAAGACATTGTCGGTAGTTTTCTCAATGCCTTACAAAGAGTCAAAGGAGCCTTTTCCTGTGTTCTCATGACCACAAAAGGCATATTCGCAGCAAGAGATCCTTTAGGATTTCGCCCCCTATGCCTTGGAAAAATAGAGAACAGCTACGTTGTGTCTAGTGAAACTTGTGCATTCGATCTGATTCATGCCGAATACATTAGAGATATTGAGCCAGGAGAAGTGCTGTTTATTGGAGAAGATGGGCTAAAGTCCTATTTTATAAATGGACAAACAACTAAGAAAGCCTTTTGTATTTTTGAATACGTTTATTTTGCGCGTCCTGACAGCAACATTGCTGGGCTTAATGTAAGCAAAGCCAGAATTCAGATGGGTAAAGAATTGGCTAAGCTCTATCCGGTTGATGCCGATATTGTTGTTCCGGTCCCTGATTCAGGAAATTATGCAGCTCTTGGCTATGCAGAACAGTCTGGTATTCCTTATTACCCCGCTTTTGTCCGGAACCATTATATTGGAAGAACCTTTATTCAACCCACACAGCTAATTCGGGATTTTAGTGTCCGAATAAAACTTAATCTCATTCAAGAAGCTATTAAAGGGAAAAGAGTGATAGTGGTAGACGATTCAATCGTCAGAGGTACAACCGCTCGAGCCAGAGTAGTTAACTTGAGGGAGGCTGGAGCCAAAGAAGTCCATATTCGAGTCAGCTGTCCTCCCCACCGCTATCCTTGTCACTACGGGATCGATTTTCCTAATCCAAAAAGTCTTTTAGCTAATCAACTGGCAATTGAAGATATCTGTAAGTATCTTGGAGCAGACTCTCTTGGATATCTCTCTCACGAAGCTCTCATCAAAGCATGCTTAGAGGCGAACACAGAGTTTTGTACAGCCTGCTTTACAGGCAAATACCCAGTAGATTTTGATCCTGATTTCGATAAAATGATTCTAGAAAGAAGGTCTTTCTTTGAAAATGTTACTAAATAA
- a CDS encoding YceD family protein: MKILTSILAAETLMIDSSIHASLLDLKEPHIKEHAPIQIHLTAYKDEEEIYFNGNLKTSVLIQCGRCCQWFEYPIEISNFSVQVHAPFPEVIDLSNRIREDILLALPMIGFCGPEVANGCFGKELFEDHKETSIHDAGIWKILEKIIKR; this comes from the coding sequence ATGAAAATTCTTACTTCCATTCTTGCAGCAGAAACATTGATGATTGATAGCTCGATTCATGCTTCTTTACTTGATTTAAAAGAACCCCATATAAAAGAGCATGCCCCAATTCAAATACATCTCACTGCTTATAAAGATGAGGAAGAGATCTATTTCAATGGAAATTTAAAAACATCCGTGCTTATTCAATGTGGCCGATGCTGTCAATGGTTTGAATATCCGATAGAAATTTCCAATTTTTCGGTACAAGTTCATGCTCCTTTTCCAGAGGTAATTGATCTATCCAATAGAATTAGAGAAGATATTTTATTGGCCTTGCCAATGATTGGTTTTTGTGGGCCTGAAGTTGCTAATGGTTGTTTTGGCAAGGAACTTTTTGAAGATCATAAAGAGACCTCTATTCATGATGCAGGCATTTGGAAAATACTTGAAAAAATTATAAAAAGATAG
- the plsX gene encoding phosphate acyltransferase PlsX produces the protein MKIALDAMGGDYAPDSPISGAIEALHLFPDVHLILVGNEPIVKEIFYKKNGQAVQQRVEFLHTSQVVGMEDPPIESVRHKRDSSISRCVELIKKGEADAVVSAGNTGAVVAAATVYLRTLPGISRAGIASVIPTEKNPFILIDSGAIIDSTPENLLDFGIMGSIYAKKILGVSNPRVGLLSIGTENVKGNELTKSAFKLLSKSNLNFVGNIEGRDLFENPVDVVVCDGFVGNVVLKTSESVATAVVRWLKREFKKNPIRILGAILAKGAFESVKKKTNYEEYGGALLLGIRGTCIIAHGSSTPKAICNAIRVAREALIQNVNHIIIEEIKAHHELIEEHKRTSLPIT, from the coding sequence ATGAAGATCGCTCTCGATGCCATGGGCGGGGACTACGCTCCAGATTCTCCTATCTCTGGAGCTATCGAAGCTCTCCATCTTTTCCCAGATGTACATCTTATCTTGGTTGGCAATGAACCAATCGTCAAAGAAATATTTTATAAAAAAAATGGACAAGCTGTTCAACAACGAGTGGAATTTCTTCATACCTCTCAGGTCGTTGGTATGGAGGATCCCCCAATAGAAAGTGTTCGACATAAAAGGGATTCTTCGATTAGCCGCTGTGTAGAGTTGATAAAAAAAGGGGAGGCAGATGCCGTTGTTTCTGCAGGAAATACTGGAGCTGTCGTGGCTGCAGCTACAGTATACTTAAGGACTTTACCTGGAATATCAAGGGCGGGTATAGCCAGCGTCATTCCCACTGAAAAAAATCCCTTTATATTAATCGATTCAGGCGCCATTATCGATTCTACTCCCGAAAACTTATTGGATTTTGGGATTATGGGAAGCATCTATGCTAAAAAAATTCTTGGAGTATCCAATCCACGAGTCGGGTTGCTTAGCATAGGTACTGAAAATGTCAAAGGTAATGAATTGACCAAAAGCGCTTTCAAACTTTTATCCAAATCGAATTTAAATTTCGTAGGTAATATTGAAGGAAGAGATCTTTTTGAAAATCCAGTGGATGTTGTGGTCTGTGATGGATTTGTCGGCAATGTCGTCTTAAAGACTTCTGAAAGTGTAGCTACGGCTGTAGTCCGCTGGCTTAAAAGAGAATTTAAAAAGAATCCCATTCGTATCCTTGGTGCTATTCTTGCCAAAGGAGCCTTTGAATCCGTCAAGAAAAAAACAAATTATGAAGAATATGGGGGAGCTCTTCTCCTGGGAATAAGGGGAACATGTATCATTGCTCATGGATCTTCGACTCCAAAAGCTATTTGCAATGCTATACGTGTAGCAAGGGAAGCGTTGATTCAAAATGTCAACCATATTATTATCGAAGAAATTAAAGCACATCATGAACTTATCGAAGAGCACAAAAGAACCTCTTTACCAATTACCTGA
- a CDS encoding beta-ketoacyl-ACP synthase III, with amino-acid sequence MNLSKSTKEPLYQLPEIVIVGTGTYLPSKILTNYDLEKMVDTTDQWITERTGIKERRIANEKETPSEMGAEAALIALQNAGLTPEDLDLIIVATTTPDTIFPSTACYIQQKIGARTIPSFDIQAACSGFIYAFVLASHIVSSGSARYVLVVGAEKLSTIVDWTDRNTCVLFGDGAGAAIIAAGQDKNKRLSFNIGADGSHWQTLYIPAGGSKLPLTPQNIHHKLHYLHMVGKKVFKLAIDSMEQSLLRCLKNAGRSLEDIACIIPHQANLRIIEALSQRLHIPSEKFFVNMEKYGNTSSACIPIALHEAIISNRIKDGDIIVLVSFGAGITWGSVLFEYKSKKNGET; translated from the coding sequence ATGAACTTATCGAAGAGCACAAAAGAACCTCTTTACCAATTACCTGAGATAGTTATTGTCGGTACCGGAACTTATTTACCATCAAAAATCTTGACTAACTATGATCTTGAAAAAATGGTTGATACTACCGACCAATGGATTACGGAAAGAACAGGGATTAAAGAAAGAAGAATAGCAAATGAAAAAGAAACCCCTTCAGAAATGGGGGCAGAAGCAGCGTTGATAGCCTTACAAAATGCCGGGTTAACTCCTGAGGATCTAGATCTTATTATTGTCGCTACTACCACTCCAGATACTATATTTCCTTCTACTGCTTGCTACATTCAACAAAAAATCGGTGCCCGTACAATACCTTCTTTCGATATCCAGGCTGCCTGTTCCGGTTTCATCTATGCTTTTGTCCTTGCTTCCCACATTGTTTCTTCTGGTTCTGCTAGATACGTTCTTGTAGTTGGTGCTGAGAAGCTTTCGACGATTGTTGATTGGACAGACAGAAATACCTGTGTTCTGTTTGGAGATGGAGCGGGTGCTGCAATAATAGCTGCCGGGCAAGATAAAAATAAGCGGTTATCATTTAATATTGGGGCCGATGGATCTCATTGGCAAACCCTGTACATTCCCGCTGGCGGTTCTAAGCTTCCTTTAACCCCTCAAAACATACATCATAAACTTCATTATCTCCACATGGTTGGTAAAAAAGTCTTTAAACTAGCGATTGATTCGATGGAACAATCTCTTTTGAGGTGCTTAAAAAATGCTGGGCGTTCTCTTGAAGACATCGCATGCATCATTCCTCATCAAGCCAATCTGAGAATTATTGAAGCACTTTCTCAAAGACTTCACATCCCTAGCGAAAAGTTTTTTGTCAACATGGAAAAATATGGCAATACATCCTCAGCCTGTATTCCTATTGCGCTTCATGAAGCTATCATTTCAAACCGGATTAAAGATGGAGACATTATTGTGCTCGTTTCCTTTGGGGCTGGAATTACATGGGGAAGTGTTCTTTTCGAATATAAATCTAAAAAAAATGGAGAGACTTAA
- the purM gene encoding phosphoribosylformylglycinamidine cyclo-ligase: MNLYSQAGVDLKAAQAFKSTIPKLITSTQRAEVIGSFGGFGGLFSAAFPTFHHPVLVSSIDGVGTKLLIGQMANRYDGLGEDLVNHCVNDIATLGAEPLFFLDYIGCGKLEPSVLIKILEGMERACRNANCALLGGETAQMPGIYKEKDFDLVGAIVGVVEKEHIIDGKMICPGDLIIGLPSSGLHTNGYSLVRKLLFAEKHYNLWDTPPGFCRPLVDELLEVHKSYLEEIRLLKKLIPIKGIAHITGGGFFENLPRILPEGVDAIIYANSWPIPPIFSFLTSLGAMTIEEQYSIFNMGIGLCLIIGPESKEVCLSNVEGFLIGQIVSGTRKVELKI; encoded by the coding sequence ATGAATCTTTATTCTCAAGCAGGTGTGGATCTCAAAGCAGCCCAGGCTTTTAAATCAACAATTCCAAAGTTAATAACCTCTACTCAAAGAGCTGAAGTTATTGGGAGTTTTGGTGGTTTTGGGGGTCTTTTTTCTGCAGCTTTTCCAACTTTCCATCATCCAGTCCTTGTGTCAAGTATTGATGGGGTGGGAACAAAATTACTCATTGGCCAAATGGCCAATCGGTATGATGGTCTGGGTGAAGATCTTGTAAACCATTGTGTTAATGATATCGCCACGCTTGGGGCTGAACCGCTCTTTTTTCTTGATTACATAGGATGTGGAAAGCTTGAACCATCAGTATTAATAAAAATATTAGAAGGAATGGAAAGAGCCTGTAGGAATGCAAACTGTGCCTTGTTAGGTGGAGAAACGGCTCAAATGCCTGGGATCTACAAAGAAAAAGATTTTGACTTAGTAGGTGCCATTGTGGGAGTCGTTGAAAAAGAGCATATAATCGATGGAAAAATGATTTGTCCGGGAGATCTAATCATTGGTCTTCCCTCCTCTGGCTTACATACCAATGGGTATTCTTTAGTCAGAAAACTTCTGTTTGCTGAAAAGCATTATAATCTTTGGGATACTCCTCCTGGTTTTTGCCGACCTCTTGTCGATGAACTATTAGAGGTGCATAAATCTTACCTTGAAGAGATTAGGCTCTTAAAAAAGCTTATACCCATTAAAGGTATTGCACATATCACTGGTGGTGGGTTTTTTGAAAATTTACCTAGAATACTTCCAGAGGGAGTGGATGCTATTATTTATGCAAATAGCTGGCCTATCCCTCCCATATTTTCTTTTTTAACAAGTCTTGGGGCTATGACGATCGAAGAACAGTACAGTATTTTTAATATGGGAATTGGGTTATGTCTTATTATTGGCCCTGAATCCAAAGAAGTATGTCTGAGTAATGTTGAAGGTTTTTTAATCGGACAAATAGTTTCAGGAACAAGGAAGGTAGAATTGAAAATATAA
- a CDS encoding MMPL family transporter: MCFNDFIGLQEFGIVAGFGILFCLLSSLTLLPAMYYWIDSKIGLNRIRQSTIKTTWTTPQWFNTILFFSPRGTLTLASLATIFFAFMIPKVGFDYNLLNLQNQNLDCVQRELELLNSPSRGMISALSVADNEEEAKKRAKAFEALPSVAEVRTLTTIFPEQQEEKLQIIRDIVNKLKDVPLDSSKKEVNADRLKKDIDDLLQKSEEGYKTAQKFVSIAPQAKEAVDIFSKLIPALSRIQKQMNKLPRTELNKRLSRAQFEIFGTMESGLLWLRSQDISRGVTKEDLPKEVLERFLSPHGKILIEIIPKENVWERKADVQFVNDIRKVDPKVTGTPVQNYEYIELLRKSYTEAAQWAFVAIVILIVLRFQNLLYSILALFPLVLAAIWTLGWMGFFNIPFNPANIITLPLAIGAGVAYGIYTVDRYSEDGNAQLFSTSTGKAILVSGLTAVIGFASLLISSYQGLYSLGLVMTIAISFCLITSLIILPQVFYLMSNKKKKDNELTIDLPAEETLANK, encoded by the coding sequence ATGTGTTTTAACGATTTTATTGGTTTACAGGAGTTCGGGATAGTTGCGGGATTTGGTATTCTCTTTTGCCTTTTAAGCAGCCTAACCCTTCTGCCAGCTATGTATTACTGGATCGATTCTAAAATAGGGCTTAACAGAATCCGACAGTCTACGATTAAAACCACCTGGACAACGCCCCAATGGTTTAATACCATTTTGTTTTTCTCTCCAAGAGGCACTTTGACGCTAGCCTCACTGGCTACTATTTTCTTTGCGTTTATGATTCCAAAAGTGGGATTTGACTACAATCTGTTGAATCTACAAAATCAAAATCTCGATTGTGTCCAACGAGAACTAGAGCTACTTAACTCCCCTTCTCGCGGGATGATTTCAGCCTTATCTGTCGCCGATAACGAAGAAGAAGCAAAAAAAAGAGCCAAGGCTTTTGAGGCTTTACCTTCTGTTGCCGAAGTCCGTACGTTGACAACTATTTTTCCCGAGCAACAAGAAGAAAAACTTCAAATTATCAGAGACATTGTCAATAAGCTTAAGGATGTTCCTTTAGACTCCTCGAAAAAAGAAGTCAACGCTGATAGACTGAAAAAGGATATCGACGATCTTCTCCAGAAGTCTGAAGAGGGCTACAAAACAGCACAAAAGTTCGTCTCGATTGCTCCACAGGCAAAAGAAGCGGTGGATATTTTTTCAAAACTCATCCCTGCACTAAGCCGTATTCAAAAGCAAATGAATAAGCTTCCAAGAACTGAATTAAACAAGCGGCTTAGTAGAGCTCAATTTGAAATCTTCGGTACCATGGAAAGTGGGCTGCTCTGGTTAAGATCACAAGACATTTCTAGAGGAGTTACCAAAGAAGACCTTCCGAAAGAGGTTCTGGAACGATTCCTTTCTCCTCACGGGAAAATTCTCATTGAAATTATTCCTAAAGAAAATGTATGGGAAAGGAAAGCTGATGTGCAATTCGTTAACGATATTCGTAAAGTTGATCCAAAAGTTACTGGAACTCCTGTTCAAAATTATGAGTATATAGAACTGTTAAGAAAGAGTTATACGGAAGCTGCTCAATGGGCATTCGTAGCTATCGTTATCCTTATTGTCTTGAGGTTTCAAAATCTCCTCTATTCTATTCTAGCTCTTTTTCCCCTCGTATTAGCTGCTATATGGACCTTGGGATGGATGGGTTTTTTTAACATTCCCTTTAATCCAGCCAACATTATTACCTTGCCTCTGGCTATCGGAGCAGGCGTAGCTTATGGGATCTATACAGTGGATAGGTATAGTGAAGATGGGAATGCCCAACTTTTTTCTACAAGTACAGGCAAAGCCATTCTCGTTTCCGGTCTCACAGCTGTCATCGGGTTTGCTTCTCTACTCATAAGCTCGTATCAAGGACTATACAGTTTAGGCTTGGTTATGACGATAGCTATTAGCTTTTGCTTAATTACAAGCCTGATTATCCTGCCACAGGTGTTTTATTTGATGAGTAACAAGAAAAAAAAAGATAACGAGCTGACGATCGATCTTCCTGCAGAAGAAACCCTTGCGAATAAATAA
- a CDS encoding HNH endonuclease — protein sequence MLNSSVLILNRLWQAVNWCTARRAFNLLYCGHAYVVHKNKDDFYTLDFFEWKEHSQAYHGSDVVHTVSFKIRVPKVILLLLFEKVPMKEVKFTRHNVFERDGYLCQYCGGKFDPSYLNLDHVIPRERGGKTTWENVVCSCIRCNSKKGNRTPQEAGMKLLKKPKKPKWRPLFIAGKFPIDESWEKFLDINSWEVNITE from the coding sequence ATTTTGAATTCTAGTGTTCTTATTCTTAACAGGCTGTGGCAAGCCGTTAATTGGTGCACAGCTCGGAGGGCTTTTAATCTTCTTTATTGTGGACATGCTTACGTGGTCCATAAAAACAAAGATGATTTTTATACCTTGGATTTTTTTGAATGGAAAGAACATTCTCAAGCATACCATGGGAGCGATGTAGTTCATACGGTTTCTTTTAAAATCAGAGTACCAAAAGTTATTTTACTGCTCCTTTTTGAAAAAGTTCCAATGAAGGAAGTTAAATTTACTAGGCATAATGTTTTTGAGAGAGATGGGTATCTTTGTCAGTATTGCGGGGGAAAATTTGACCCCTCTTATCTAAATTTAGACCATGTGATCCCTAGAGAGCGGGGCGGAAAAACAACTTGGGAGAATGTGGTTTGTTCCTGTATTCGATGCAATAGCAAAAAAGGGAATAGAACGCCTCAAGAAGCTGGAATGAAATTACTTAAGAAGCCGAAAAAGCCTAAATGGCGTCCACTCTTTATTGCCGGGAAGTTTCCCATTGATGAATCTTGGGAAAAGTTTTTGGATATTAATAGTTGGGAAGTCAATATTACTGAATAA
- the rpmF gene encoding 50S ribosomal protein L32 — MGVPKRITSKARKRSRKAANRWTPPGISKDKKTGNWVKSHHVDPATGMYNGRQVLTQKTTDEH; from the coding sequence ATGGGCGTACCTAAAAGAATTACTTCAAAGGCCAGAAAAAGATCAAGAAAAGCGGCCAATCGTTGGACCCCTCCAGGGATTTCTAAGGACAAAAAAACAGGAAACTGGGTAAAGTCCCATCATGTGGACCCAGCAACGGGAATGTATAATGGCCGACAAGTTCTCACTCAAAAAACGACAGATGAACATTAA
- a CDS encoding M20/M25/M40 family metallo-hydrolase encodes MTLEEIAKRIFSLPTAPLHEKFIAKEIYSILSEYPQSKIEIDPFSNLLVQLDFVSDDKDKPLLLFVAHMDHPGFYSDSQSHVYLLGGVNESYLEGAKLIFFSQDHGEKVGESVIKGHQNKGKFKMIQCEPTAPPNSIGMWDLPPFFSQDGIFYGRSCDDLVGVCSLLYMFIQIVSKNLKTKIAILFSRAEEIGFLGTLAFLKKQILNPENTIMISIEASMAQGYGSMNEGPVLRVGDKTRLFDASVVSWLEKALEDYRKVHPEFVYQKKFMGGGLVKPLLLLNLDIAQLHSV; translated from the coding sequence ATGACACTTGAAGAAATAGCAAAAAGAATTTTTTCCCTACCAACAGCCCCCTTGCATGAAAAATTCATTGCTAAGGAAATATATTCTATTTTATCGGAATATCCGCAATCAAAAATAGAAATCGATCCGTTTTCTAACCTTTTGGTTCAGTTAGACTTTGTTTCGGACGACAAAGACAAACCTCTTCTTTTATTTGTAGCCCATATGGATCATCCAGGATTTTATTCTGACAGCCAAAGCCATGTCTATTTGCTTGGAGGCGTAAACGAATCCTATTTAGAAGGGGCAAAGTTGATTTTTTTCAGTCAGGATCATGGAGAAAAAGTCGGAGAGTCTGTTATTAAGGGCCATCAGAACAAAGGAAAATTTAAAATGATACAATGCGAACCCACAGCGCCACCAAATTCAATTGGAATGTGGGATCTTCCTCCATTTTTCAGCCAAGATGGAATTTTTTACGGCAGGTCCTGTGACGATCTTGTAGGAGTTTGCTCCTTACTTTACATGTTTATTCAGATAGTTTCAAAGAATCTAAAGACCAAAATAGCCATACTTTTTAGTCGTGCTGAGGAAATCGGATTTTTGGGAACCTTAGCTTTTCTTAAAAAGCAGATTTTAAATCCAGAAAATACTATCATGATTTCGATTGAAGCAAGTATGGCTCAGGGTTATGGATCTATGAATGAGGGCCCAGTATTAAGAGTAGGGGATAAAACAAGGCTCTTCGATGCTTCTGTAGTAAGCTGGCTTGAAAAAGCTTTAGAAGATTACAGAAAAGTACATCCAGAGTTTGTCTATCAAAAGAAATTTATGGGAGGGGGACTTGTGAAACCACTCCTTTTATTGAATTTGGATATCGCTCAGCTGCACTCTGTTTAG
- a CDS encoding MMPL family transporter: MKKNLENFLAWLLHKTCLHCRIVILLFLGLTGLSIWILSTQFKVINDTNALIRKDSPIHKYYLEYRKEFGVAEDYVVVIHGDDPEANKKAALEVGKKLRELAPLVQNVRDRLDLSKLETHLLLYLSLDDLKKIDSEIDGYVKALKEQPEIKLDLNTILNQANEKFQESYLRKHENWKEFIPFIDRFISILNQLADQLEQKPNYQVKVQKSSLQLQDKDMSNLRVEDIRSILEDHEFLSFEDGKLVLVTASPGKGASDGQKRTETIKKIREIIADIGMEYPSLSIGLTGEPVLEDDQLQESSKDSLNSALLAFSLVSLLFFISYREILRPAIGLIVLAMALCWSLAFPMVTIGHLNIISEAFVAMVIGMGIDFSIQYMSRYEEEISGGKTILEALKTTSKHTGAAIFTGDVRQLLLSLQCVLTILLVYRSSG, translated from the coding sequence ATGAAAAAAAACTTAGAAAATTTTCTGGCATGGCTTTTGCACAAAACCTGCCTGCATTGCCGAATAGTTATTCTATTATTTCTTGGTCTGACAGGATTATCCATATGGATTCTTTCTACGCAATTTAAAGTCATCAACGACACCAATGCCTTGATTCGAAAAGATTCGCCCATTCATAAGTATTATTTGGAATATCGGAAGGAATTTGGCGTTGCGGAAGATTATGTCGTAGTGATTCATGGGGATGATCCCGAGGCAAATAAAAAAGCTGCTTTAGAAGTTGGGAAAAAGCTTAGAGAACTTGCTCCCCTAGTGCAAAATGTAAGAGATAGACTCGATCTTTCAAAACTAGAAACCCATCTTTTGCTTTATCTTTCGCTCGATGATCTTAAAAAAATCGATTCCGAAATTGACGGTTACGTCAAAGCCCTTAAAGAACAACCTGAAATAAAACTCGATCTGAACACTATTTTAAACCAGGCAAATGAAAAATTCCAAGAATCTTATCTCCGAAAACACGAAAACTGGAAAGAATTTATTCCTTTTATCGACCGGTTTATTTCTATTTTGAACCAGCTAGCTGACCAGCTTGAGCAAAAGCCAAATTATCAAGTAAAGGTCCAGAAATCTTCGCTCCAGCTTCAGGACAAAGACATGTCTAATCTTAGAGTTGAAGACATTCGATCTATTCTAGAAGATCATGAATTTCTTTCTTTCGAGGATGGCAAACTAGTCCTTGTGACTGCTTCTCCAGGCAAAGGGGCAAGCGATGGGCAAAAAAGAACGGAAACGATAAAAAAAATCCGAGAAATTATTGCTGATATTGGAATGGAGTACCCTTCCCTATCGATCGGGCTGACTGGAGAGCCGGTACTTGAAGATGACCAGTTACAGGAAAGTTCGAAAGATAGCCTAAATTCGGCTCTTCTAGCTTTTAGCCTTGTTAGTTTGCTTTTTTTTATCAGCTATCGTGAAATCCTTCGCCCTGCTATCGGTTTGATTGTTCTGGCAATGGCTTTGTGCTGGTCTCTGGCTTTTCCCATGGTAACCATTGGTCATCTGAACATTATTTCTGAAGCTTTCGTAGCCATGGTAATAGGAATGGGAATCGATTTTAGTATTCAATACATGAGTAGATATGAAGAAGAAATTTCTGGAGGAAAAACTATCCTAGAGGCTCTTAAAACGACTTCCAAACACACAGGAGCCGCAATCTTTACAGGGGATGTACGACAGCTATTGCTTTCTTTACAATGTGTTTTAACGATTTTATTGGTTTACAGGAGTTCGGGATAG
- a CDS encoding globin domain-containing protein has product MSIPRSESQTKSFDEDPPKACCCKKRAGTTIDKIHVCPERVDFIFPEVIFPSERVFKIAGEELLRKLVLRHHENLLKSQIFYLFPTDKAGMEKLVKRSADFVVEMCGGPSYYTASRGEPRMRSRHFSVTIDEKAREVWLACYKYALKEVNFPFSVLEEFWQWIESFSIRIINRRTTLEPPRRIPFAEIKNFFIS; this is encoded by the coding sequence ATGTCTATTCCTCGTTCCGAAAGCCAAACGAAGAGCTTTGATGAAGATCCACCGAAGGCGTGTTGTTGCAAGAAAAGAGCTGGTACTACAATTGATAAAATTCATGTATGTCCTGAGCGTGTAGATTTTATATTTCCAGAGGTCATATTTCCTTCTGAAAGAGTGTTTAAAATTGCTGGGGAAGAGCTTCTTAGAAAACTAGTTTTAAGGCATCATGAAAATTTGCTAAAAAGCCAAATTTTCTATCTTTTTCCAACCGATAAAGCTGGGATGGAAAAATTGGTGAAACGTTCAGCTGATTTTGTGGTAGAGATGTGTGGAGGACCATCATATTATACTGCCTCTAGGGGAGAGCCAAGGATGCGCTCCCGTCATTTTTCAGTAACCATAGACGAAAAAGCAAGAGAAGTATGGCTTGCTTGCTATAAGTACGCACTCAAAGAAGTTAATTTTCCTTTCTCAGTTCTCGAAGAATTCTGGCAATGGATCGAATCTTTTTCTATTCGCATCATCAATAGAAGAACCACTCTTGAACCTCCCCGTCGCATTCCCTTTGCAGAGATTAAAAATTTCTTTATTTCCTAA